In Streptomyces sp. NBC_00483, a single window of DNA contains:
- a CDS encoding helix-turn-helix transcriptional regulator, with amino-acid sequence MSGRTVLLLAAAAYEADPEGAGVDAGLVLRAAAAAGLGADALDAAERAGLRRDPDGRLRLPGRRRLYEAVQPERRRAAHRLLAAAATGERQRSARLLHRSLGAAYPDPGLGAELAAAEGAPHGERCTALAHAAGLAEDPAVRAEWLVAAADHARLAGRPHRVRELLHQVGEFGDLAGLEAVRGRAALIRGLLALRDGPVADARESLLLAARLCAQPAALEARLGAAEASWALGDSAGYREAVEHGGRARPADSALDYRVGMAASLGERAGVGRVALRRVVARSAGEREPGVLLRAGAAALVAGDVDAACRLGSRALAAARDRDAGAELPRALELLAYGELRSGRHVRARAHAEEGVRTALAAGQRNVLAHQHAVLALVASLDRDVDTVARHAAAAQHVADRHGLVQAATLAQWALARADLARGDAARAAARLGPLIGPGPRRGHFGIRMLAVPCLVEAAVLAGEPGGAQAAVGEFTVWVERGHDPLAPAQLARCQALLAASDPATAESRFEESLARHERTGGDFERARTLALYGKWLRRTRRPARARALLRDALVAFERCGATVWAVQTAAELRATGESPGDSEPPGRLAELTPQQLRIARRVAKGDTNREVARRLSVSPRTVDHHLRNVFDRLGVRSRVELARLVDRTEAAGRA; translated from the coding sequence GTGAGCGGAAGAACCGTGCTGTTGCTTGCGGCCGCCGCGTACGAGGCCGACCCCGAGGGGGCCGGCGTCGACGCGGGGCTCGTGCTGCGGGCCGCCGCGGCGGCCGGGCTCGGCGCGGACGCCTTGGATGCGGCCGAGCGGGCGGGCCTGAGGCGCGATCCGGACGGCCGGCTGCGGCTGCCGGGGCGGCGCAGGCTCTACGAGGCCGTGCAGCCGGAGCGGCGCAGGGCAGCGCACCGGTTGCTCGCCGCCGCGGCGACGGGGGAGCGGCAGCGGTCGGCGAGGCTGCTGCACCGGTCGCTCGGCGCGGCCTACCCGGACCCGGGGCTCGGCGCGGAACTGGCGGCGGCGGAGGGCGCGCCCCACGGGGAGCGCTGCACGGCGCTCGCCCACGCGGCAGGACTCGCCGAGGACCCCGCGGTCCGCGCCGAGTGGCTGGTCGCGGCGGCGGACCACGCGAGGCTGGCGGGCCGCCCGCACCGTGTGCGTGAACTCCTGCACCAGGTGGGCGAGTTCGGCGACTTGGCGGGCCTTGAGGCCGTACGGGGCCGCGCCGCTCTGATCCGGGGCCTGCTGGCGCTGCGCGACGGTCCCGTGGCGGACGCCCGTGAATCCCTGTTGCTGGCGGCCCGCCTCTGTGCACAGCCGGCCGCCCTCGAAGCGCGCCTCGGTGCGGCGGAGGCGTCCTGGGCGCTGGGGGACTCGGCGGGGTACCGGGAGGCGGTCGAGCACGGCGGTCGTGCGCGACCGGCGGACTCCGCTCTCGACTACCGGGTCGGCATGGCAGCGTCCCTCGGGGAGCGGGCCGGGGTGGGGCGGGTCGCGTTGCGGCGGGTCGTGGCACGGTCCGCCGGGGAGCGGGAGCCGGGGGTGCTGCTGCGGGCCGGGGCCGCCGCGCTCGTCGCCGGGGACGTGGACGCGGCCTGCCGTCTCGGCAGCCGTGCGCTCGCGGCCGCGCGGGACCGGGACGCGGGGGCCGAACTGCCGCGCGCCCTGGAGCTGCTCGCCTACGGTGAGCTGCGCTCCGGGCGGCACGTACGGGCTCGCGCCCATGCCGAGGAGGGGGTGCGGACCGCGCTCGCGGCGGGGCAGCGCAACGTGCTCGCGCATCAGCACGCCGTCCTCGCCCTCGTCGCCTCGCTCGACCGCGACGTCGACACCGTCGCCCGGCATGCCGCCGCCGCGCAGCACGTTGCCGACCGGCACGGGTTGGTGCAGGCTGCGACGCTCGCCCAATGGGCGTTGGCCCGTGCGGACTTGGCGCGGGGAGACGCGGCGCGGGCGGCCGCACGACTCGGGCCGCTCATCGGCCCCGGCCCGCGGCGGGGGCACTTCGGCATCCGGATGCTGGCCGTTCCCTGTCTGGTGGAGGCGGCGGTGCTCGCGGGTGAGCCGGGTGGGGCGCAGGCCGCGGTCGGTGAGTTCACGGTGTGGGTCGAACGCGGCCACGATCCGCTCGCTCCGGCACAACTCGCTCGCTGCCAGGCCCTGTTGGCGGCGAGCGATCCGGCGACGGCCGAGTCCCGCTTCGAGGAGTCCCTGGCCCGGCACGAGCGGACGGGCGGCGACTTCGAGCGGGCCCGCACCCTGGCCCTGTACGGCAAGTGGTTGCGCCGCACGCGCCGTCCTGCGCGGGCCCGTGCGTTGCTGCGTGACGCCCTGGTCGCCTTCGAACGGTGCGGGGCGACGGTCTGGGCCGTGCAGACGGCGGCCGAACTGCGCGCCACGGGCGAGTCCCCGGGTGACAGTGAACCTCCGGGCAGACTCGCCGAGTTGACGCCTCAGCAGTTGCGCATCGCTCGCCGCGTCGCGAAGGGTGACACCAACCGCGAGGTCGCCCGCCGGCTCTCGGTGAGCCCCCGCACGGTGGACCACCACCTCCGCAACGTCTTCGACCGCCTCGGCGTGCGCTCCCGCGTGGAACTGGCCCGCCTGGTGGACCGCACGGAGGCGGCGGGCCGCGCCTGA
- the bdeA gene encoding bis(hydroxyethyl) terephthalate hydrolase gives MLALGGLATQQALTAEAAENPYERGPAPTVSSIEASRGSYSVSQASVSSLSVSGFGGGTIYYPSSTADGTFGAVVISPGYTAYQSSIAWLGPRLASQGFVVFTIDTNTTLDQPDSRGRQLLSALDYLTQQSSVRTRIDTSRLGVMGHSMGGGGTLEAAKSRPSLQAAIPLTGWNTDKSWPEIKTPTLVVGADGDTIAPVATHSEPFYGSLPSSLDKAYLELRGATHFTPNSSNTTIAKYSISWLKRFIDNDTRYEQFLCPLPASSLTIAEYRGNCPHTS, from the coding sequence CTGCTGGCCCTCGGCGGCCTCGCCACCCAGCAGGCCCTGACCGCCGAGGCGGCCGAGAACCCCTACGAGCGTGGCCCCGCCCCGACCGTCTCCAGCATCGAGGCCTCGCGCGGCTCCTACTCCGTCTCGCAGGCCAGTGTGTCCTCGCTGAGTGTGAGCGGCTTCGGCGGCGGCACCATCTACTATCCGTCGTCGACGGCGGACGGCACGTTCGGCGCCGTCGTGATCTCGCCGGGCTACACGGCGTACCAGTCGTCCATCGCCTGGCTGGGCCCGCGCCTCGCGTCGCAGGGCTTCGTCGTCTTCACGATCGACACCAACACCACGCTCGACCAGCCGGACAGCCGGGGCCGCCAACTCCTGTCCGCCCTCGACTACTTGACCCAGCAGAGCTCGGTGCGCACCCGCATCGACACGAGTCGGCTCGGCGTCATGGGCCACTCCATGGGCGGCGGCGGCACCCTCGAAGCGGCCAAGAGCCGTCCTTCGCTCCAGGCCGCGATACCCCTCACCGGCTGGAACACCGACAAGAGCTGGCCCGAGATCAAGACCCCGACGCTCGTGGTGGGCGCGGACGGTGACACCATCGCGCCGGTCGCCACGCACTCCGAACCGTTCTACGGAAGCCTGCCGAGCTCGCTCGACAAGGCGTACCTGGAGCTGCGCGGGGCCACGCACTTCACGCCCAACTCGTCCAACACCACGATCGCGAAGTACAGCATCTCGTGGCTCAAGCGCTTCATCGACAACGACACCCGGTACGAGCAGTTCCTCTGCCCGCTGCCGGCCTCCAGCCTCACGATCGCGGAGTACCGGGGCAACTGCCCGCACACGTCGTGA
- the hisF gene encoding imidazole glycerol phosphate synthase subunit HisF yields MTLAVRVIPCLDVDNGRVVKGVNFQNLRDAGDPVEMAKVYDAEGADELTFLDITASSGNRETTYDVVRRTAEQVFIPLTVGGGVRTAEDVDKLLRAGADKVGVNTAAIARPDLIREIAERFGRQVLVLSVDARRTESGSFEVTTHGGRKSAGIDAVEWAHQAAELGAGEILLNSMDADGTKDGYDIEMIEAVRKHVSVPVIASGGAGRLEHFPPAVAAGADAVLAASVFHFGDLRIGEVKGALREAGHPVR; encoded by the coding sequence ATGACGCTCGCCGTCCGAGTCATCCCCTGCCTCGACGTGGACAACGGCCGCGTCGTCAAGGGCGTCAACTTCCAGAACCTGCGCGACGCGGGCGACCCCGTCGAGATGGCGAAGGTCTACGACGCCGAGGGCGCCGACGAGTTGACCTTCCTGGACATCACCGCGTCCTCCGGCAACCGTGAGACCACGTACGACGTGGTGCGGCGCACCGCGGAGCAGGTCTTCATCCCGCTCACCGTCGGCGGCGGCGTGCGCACCGCCGAGGACGTGGACAAGCTGCTCCGCGCCGGCGCGGACAAGGTGGGGGTCAACACCGCCGCCATCGCCCGCCCGGACCTCATCCGGGAGATCGCCGAGCGCTTCGGCCGCCAGGTGCTCGTCCTGTCCGTGGACGCGCGCCGCACGGAATCGGGCTCCTTCGAGGTGACGACGCACGGCGGGCGCAAGTCGGCCGGCATCGACGCCGTCGAATGGGCGCACCAGGCCGCCGAGTTGGGCGCGGGCGAGATCCTGCTCAACTCGATGGACGCCGACGGCACCAAGGACGGCTACGACATCGAGATGATCGAGGCCGTCCGAAAGCACGTGTCGGTGCCGGTCATCGCGTCGGGCGGTGCGGGCAGGCTCGAGCACTTCCCGCCGGCCGTCGCCGCGGGCGCGGACGCGGTGCTCGCCGCGTCCGTCTTCCACTTCGGCGACCTCCGCATCGGTGAGGTCAAGGGCGCGCTGCGCGAGGCGGGTCACCCCGTCCGCTGA
- the priA gene encoding bifunctional 1-(5-phosphoribosyl)-5-((5-phosphoribosylamino)methylideneamino)imidazole-4-carboxamide isomerase/phosphoribosylanthranilate isomerase PriA, which yields MGNKLELLPAVDVRDGQAVRLVHGESGTETSYGSPLEAALAWQRSGAEWLHLVDLDAAFGTGDNRALISEVAKAMDIKVELSGGIRDDDSLAAALATGATRVNIGTAALEDPEWVAKIIAEHGDKIAVGLDVRGTTLRGRGWTRDGGDLYETLERLNNEGCARYVVTDIAKDGTLQGPNLELLRNVCAATDRPVVASGGVSSLDDLREIASLVPLGVEGSIVGKALYAKAFTLEEALEAVSV from the coding sequence GTGGGCAACAAGCTCGAACTCCTCCCCGCCGTCGACGTCCGCGACGGCCAGGCCGTTCGCCTCGTGCACGGCGAGTCCGGCACCGAGACCTCCTACGGCTCCCCGCTGGAGGCGGCCCTCGCCTGGCAGCGCTCCGGCGCCGAGTGGCTGCACCTGGTCGACCTCGACGCCGCGTTCGGCACCGGCGACAACCGCGCCCTGATCTCCGAGGTCGCCAAGGCCATGGACATCAAGGTCGAGCTGTCCGGCGGCATCCGCGACGACGACTCGCTCGCCGCCGCCCTCGCCACCGGCGCCACCCGCGTCAACATCGGCACCGCCGCCCTGGAGGACCCCGAGTGGGTCGCCAAGATCATCGCCGAGCACGGCGACAAGATCGCGGTCGGCCTGGACGTCCGCGGCACGACGCTGCGCGGCCGCGGCTGGACCCGCGATGGCGGCGACCTGTACGAGACCCTGGAGCGCCTCAACAACGAGGGCTGCGCCCGGTACGTTGTCACGGACATCGCCAAGGACGGCACGCTCCAGGGCCCGAACCTGGAGCTGCTGCGCAACGTCTGCGCGGCCACCGACCGCCCGGTCGTCGCCTCCGGCGGCGTCTCGTCCCTCGACGACCTGCGCGAGATCGCGTCCCTTGTCCCGCTCGGCGTCGAGGGCTCCATCGTCGGAAAGGCGCTCTACGCCAAGGCGTTCACGCTGGAGGAGGCGCTGGAGGCGGTCTCCGTATGA
- the hisH gene encoding imidazole glycerol phosphate synthase subunit HisH has product MSADNTKSVVVFDYGFGNVRSAERALARAGADVEITRDFDRAMNADGLLVPGVGAFAACMNGLKEARGDWIVGRRLAGGRPVMGICVGMQILFARGIEHGVEAEGLDEWPGVVEPLKADVVPHMGWNTVDAPGDSQLFAGVDTDERYYFVHSYAVQNWELEVHNPSMRAPKVTWSTHGGPFVAAVENGALWATQFHPEKSGDAGAQLLKNWISVL; this is encoded by the coding sequence GCGTCGTCGTCTTCGACTACGGCTTCGGCAACGTGCGCTCCGCAGAGCGCGCGCTCGCCCGCGCGGGCGCCGACGTCGAGATCACCCGCGACTTCGACAGGGCCATGAACGCCGACGGGCTGCTCGTGCCCGGCGTCGGCGCGTTCGCCGCCTGCATGAACGGTCTGAAGGAGGCGCGCGGCGACTGGATCGTCGGCCGCCGCCTCGCCGGCGGCCGCCCCGTGATGGGCATCTGCGTCGGCATGCAGATCCTGTTCGCGCGCGGCATCGAGCACGGCGTGGAGGCCGAGGGCCTCGACGAGTGGCCCGGCGTCGTCGAACCGCTGAAGGCCGACGTCGTCCCGCACATGGGCTGGAACACCGTGGACGCGCCGGGGGACTCCCAGCTGTTCGCGGGCGTCGACACCGACGAGCGCTACTACTTCGTGCACTCGTACGCCGTGCAGAACTGGGAGCTCGAAGTCCACAACCCCTCCATGCGTGCGCCCAAGGTCACCTGGTCCACGCACGGCGGCCCGTTCGTCGCCGCCGTCGAGAACGGCGCGCTGTGGGCGACGCAGTTCCACCCCGAGAAGTCCGGCGACGCCGGAGCGCAGCTGCTGAAGAACTGGATCTCCGTACTGTGA